A single genomic interval of Pochonia chlamydosporia 170 chromosome 7, whole genome shotgun sequence harbors:
- a CDS encoding riboflavin aldehyde-forming enzyme (similar to Metarhizium acridum CQMa 102 XP_007808914.1) has product MKYSTVACASFVATAAAQPHHGNHQHHHVLRNNVNIPRAQVTVTTWKTEIAYVTEVIDETTTVWITPGQEATPTPSSKAQGNFYETPSAVAEEPKTKPTSQVAPPPPPPPAPTTSTSVYVAPPPPPPAPTTTSVYAAPPPPPAPKPQTSSTPKGGNGGGSGSGSGSGSFSGDITYYTVGMGACGEDDSGKDNSENIVALSHLKMGTQSNGNPMCGKSITIYANGKTATATVKDKCMGCETDAIDVSEKVFKDLFGGLGGGREKITWSFN; this is encoded by the coding sequence ATGAAGTACTCAACCGTCGCATGCGCCAGCTTTGTCgctactgctgctgctcagCCTCACCATGgaaaccaccagcaccaccatgtcCTCCGCAACAACGTCAACATCCCTCGCGCCCAGGTCACCGTTACCACGTGGAAAACCGAGATTGCCTACGTCACTGAGGTGATTGACGAGACCACCACCGTCTGGATCACTCCTGGACAGGAAGCTACTCCCACTCCCTCCAGCAAGGCTCAGGGCAACTTTTATGAGACTCCCTCagctgttgctgaagagcccaagaccaagccTACCTCTCAGgttgctcctcctcctcctcctccaccggcTCCCACGACCTCTACCTCTGTCTAcgttgctcctcctcctccccctcctgCTCCTACCACCACTTCGGTTTatgctgctcctcctcctcctcccgccCCCAAGCCCCAGACTTCCTCTACTCCCAAGGGCGGCAATGGAGGCGGCTCCGGCTCCGGCTCCGGTTCCGGTTCGTTCAGTGGTGATATCACCTACTACACCGTCGGCATGGGTGCTTGTGGCGAAGACGACAGCGGCAAGGACAACAGCGAGAACATTGTTGCCCTTTCTCACCTCAAGATGGGCACTCAGTCCAACGGCAACCCCATGTGCGGCaagtccatcaccatctACGCCAACGGCAAGACTGCTACCGCCACCGTCAAGGACAAGTGCATGGGCTGCGAGACCGACGCCATTGACGTGAGTGAGAAGGTATTCAAGGACCTCTTTGGTGGCTTGGGTGGTGGCCGTGAGAAGATTACCTGGTCTTTCAACTAA